The following are encoded together in the Streptococcus oralis genome:
- a CDS encoding esterase family protein: MHIENLSHWSGNLNREMYLNRYGHAGIPVVVFASSGGSHNEYYDFGMIDACASFIEEGRVQFFTLSSVYSESWLATWKNGHDQAEMHRAYERYVIEEAIPFIKHKTGWFDGMMTTGCSMGAYHALNFFLQHPDVFTKVIALSGVYDARFFVGDYYNDDAIYQNSPVDYIWNQNDGWFIDRYRQAEIVVCTGLGAWEQDGLPSFYKLKEAFDQKQIPAWFAEWGHDVAHNWEWWRKQMPYFLGHLYL, translated from the coding sequence ATGCATATTGAAAACCTTAGCCACTGGAGTGGCAATCTCAACCGTGAAATGTACCTCAACCGTTATGGACATGCTGGGATTCCAGTTGTTGTTTTTGCTTCATCTGGTGGCAGTCACAACGAATACTATGATTTTGGCATGATCGACGCCTGTGCTTCCTTTATCGAGGAAGGGCGCGTCCAGTTCTTTACGCTCTCCAGTGTTTACAGTGAGAGCTGGCTGGCTACTTGGAAAAATGGTCATGACCAGGCGGAGATGCATCGTGCCTACGAACGCTATGTGATTGAGGAGGCCATTCCTTTTATCAAGCACAAGACAGGTTGGTTTGATGGCATGATGACGACAGGTTGCTCGATGGGGGCCTATCATGCACTCAATTTCTTTCTCCAGCATCCAGATGTCTTTACCAAGGTGATTGCCCTCAGTGGTGTTTACGACGCACGTTTCTTCGTTGGCGATTACTACAATGATGATGCTATTTACCAAAACTCGCCTGTAGATTATATCTGGAATCAAAACGATGGCTGGTTTATTGATCGTTACCGTCAGGCAGAAATCGTTGTCTGTACGGGCCTTGGTGCCTGGGAACAAGATGGTCTACCATCTTTCTACAAGCTCAAAGAAGCCTTTGACCAGAAACAAATTCCAGCCTGGTTTGCTGAATGGGGACACGATGTCGCCCACAACTGGGAATGGTGGCGTAAACAAATGCCCTATTTTCTTGGACACCTGTATCTATAA
- a CDS encoding DUF6556 family protein: MSNYRRTSKPKTEHIKKGFTVFQKTIATIGSILGLITATITIMNAMDNNKNNKKEPTTTQTTVVKEIQKEAPQENTTPNRDNTSTKENTTQEETSQSNKKEEKKEEQKTTTQDSSTPATNKETSDNGTQSNTTSSETKTNQ, encoded by the coding sequence ATGTCTAACTATCGTAGAACTTCAAAACCAAAAACAGAACACATCAAAAAGGGATTTACTGTCTTTCAAAAAACGATTGCTACCATCGGTAGTATCCTTGGCCTCATCACCGCTACTATTACCATCATGAACGCTATGGATAATAACAAAAACAACAAAAAAGAACCGACGACAACCCAAACAACTGTTGTCAAGGAAATTCAAAAGGAAGCCCCTCAGGAAAATACTACTCCTAACAGGGACAACACTTCTACTAAAGAAAATACCACGCAAGAAGAAACTTCTCAATCCAATAAAAAAGAGGAGAAAAAAGAAGAACAGAAGACAACAACTCAGGACTCTTCTACACCAGCTACAAATAAAGAAACAAGCGATAATGGAACACAGTCAAATACGACGAGTTCTGAAACTAAAACGAACCAGTAA
- a CDS encoding DNA translocase FtsK: protein MANKNTTKTRRRPSKAELERKQAIQRMLISLGIALLLIIAALKLGAAGVTLYNLIRLVVGSLAYVAIGALLIYLFLFKWIRKQEGLLSGFLCIFAGLLLIFEAYLVWKFGLEQSVLKGTLSQVMTDLTGMRVTSFAGGGLLGVGLYIPISFLFSNIGSYFIGLLLILVGALLVSPWSIYDVAAFSGAQFRSFMEKQEQRKQERFIKREEEKARQEAEEAARIQREQEEQDALPLPPVDPETGEILSEVPDYDFPPIPEEEWIEPEIILPQTDFDVPDVEEDFEDEEVQVDFSAKEALEYKLPSLQLFAPDKPKDQSKEKKIVRENIKILEETFASFGIKVTVERAEIGPSVTKYEVKPAVGVRVNRISNLADDLALALAAKDVRIEAPIPGKSLVGIEVPNSEIATVSFRELWEQSQTKPENLLEIPLGKAVNGTARTFDLSKMPHLLVAGSTGSGKSVAVNGIIASILMKARPDQVKFMMVDPKMVELSVYNDIPHLLIPVVTNPRKASKALQKVVDEMENRYELFAKVGVRNIAGYNAKVEEFNSQSEYKQVPLPLIVVIVDELADLMMVASKEVEDAIIRLGQKARAAGIHMILATQRPSVDVISGLIKANVPSRVAFAVSSGTDSRTILDENGAEKLLGRGDMLFKPIDENHPVRLQGSFISDDDVERIVNFIKAQADADYDESFDPGDVPENEGDFSDGEAGGDPLFEEAKALVIETQKASASMIQRRLSVGFNRATRLMEELEMAGVIGPAEGTKPRKVLQQ from the coding sequence ATGGCAAACAAGAATACTACAAAAACAAGACGGAGACCGTCTAAAGCAGAACTCGAAAGAAAACAGGCTATCCAGAGGATGTTGATTTCCTTAGGAATTGCCTTATTGTTGATTATTGCAGCCCTCAAACTCGGAGCGGCAGGTGTCACTCTTTACAATCTCATTCGACTGGTGGTTGGAAGTTTGGCCTATGTTGCTATAGGTGCCCTCCTCATCTATCTTTTTCTTTTTAAATGGATACGCAAGCAAGAGGGACTTCTGTCAGGATTTCTTTGTATCTTCGCTGGCTTGCTCTTGATTTTTGAGGCCTACTTGGTATGGAAATTTGGCTTGGAGCAGTCAGTCCTAAAAGGGACCCTGTCTCAAGTTATGACGGACCTGACTGGTATGCGGGTGACTAGCTTTGCTGGTGGAGGCCTGCTTGGTGTTGGACTCTATATCCCCATATCCTTTCTTTTCTCCAATATCGGATCGTACTTTATTGGACTTCTCTTGATTCTAGTTGGGGCACTCTTGGTTAGTCCCTGGTCTATTTATGATGTTGCAGCCTTTAGTGGAGCTCAGTTCAGATCCTTCATGGAAAAACAGGAACAGAGAAAACAAGAACGCTTCATCAAGAGAGAAGAAGAGAAGGCTCGTCAAGAAGCTGAAGAAGCAGCCAGAATTCAGAGAGAACAAGAAGAACAGGATGCATTACCGCTTCCTCCTGTAGATCCTGAAACGGGAGAAATCTTATCAGAGGTACCAGACTACGATTTCCCCCCAATTCCTGAGGAAGAGTGGATCGAACCGGAGATTATCCTCCCTCAAACTGATTTTGACGTTCCAGATGTGGAAGAAGATTTTGAGGATGAAGAGGTGCAGGTTGATTTTTCTGCCAAAGAAGCCCTTGAATACAAACTGCCAAGCTTGCAACTCTTTGCGCCAGATAAACCCAAAGATCAGTCCAAGGAAAAGAAGATTGTTCGAGAAAATATCAAAATCCTAGAAGAAACCTTTGCTAGCTTTGGTATCAAGGTGACGGTGGAACGGGCTGAAATTGGGCCATCAGTTACCAAGTATGAAGTCAAGCCAGCAGTTGGTGTACGGGTTAACCGTATTTCCAATCTGGCAGACGACTTAGCGCTAGCTCTGGCGGCTAAGGATGTTCGGATAGAGGCTCCAATCCCTGGTAAATCCTTAGTTGGAATTGAGGTTCCTAACTCTGAGATTGCGACTGTTTCCTTCCGTGAACTCTGGGAACAGTCTCAGACTAAACCAGAAAATCTCCTCGAAATTCCTCTAGGTAAGGCTGTCAATGGAACGGCTCGAACCTTTGATCTTTCCAAGATGCCCCACCTACTTGTTGCAGGTTCGACGGGATCAGGGAAGTCAGTCGCAGTTAACGGTATTATCGCTAGCATTCTCATGAAAGCAAGACCAGATCAGGTCAAGTTTATGATGGTGGATCCAAAGATGGTTGAGTTATCGGTTTACAATGACATTCCTCACCTCTTGATTCCAGTTGTGACAAATCCACGCAAGGCCAGCAAGGCTCTGCAAAAGGTTGTGGATGAGATGGAAAATCGTTACGAACTCTTTGCTAAGGTTGGAGTACGAAATATCGCTGGTTACAATGCCAAGGTAGAGGAATTTAATAGCCAATCTGAGTACAAACAAGTGCCACTTCCTTTGATTGTTGTCATTGTGGATGAGTTGGCAGACCTCATGATGGTGGCTAGCAAGGAAGTAGAAGATGCCATCATTCGTCTCGGACAGAAGGCGCGTGCCGCAGGGATTCACATGATTCTCGCAACGCAACGTCCATCGGTTGATGTCATCTCTGGTCTCATTAAAGCCAATGTCCCATCTCGTGTGGCTTTTGCAGTTTCATCAGGTACAGATTCACGAACCATCTTGGATGAAAATGGAGCAGAGAAACTACTCGGTCGAGGAGATATGCTCTTTAAACCAATTGATGAAAATCACCCAGTCCGTCTACAAGGATCCTTTATCTCAGATGATGATGTCGAACGCATCGTAAACTTCATCAAGGCTCAGGCGGATGCGGACTACGATGAGAGTTTTGACCCAGGAGATGTCCCTGAAAATGAAGGAGATTTCTCTGATGGTGAAGCTGGTGGCGATCCGCTTTTTGAAGAAGCTAAGGCTTTGGTTATTGAAACCCAGAAAGCTAGCGCTTCGATGATTCAGCGTCGTTTGTCTGTTGGATTTAACCGTGCAACCCGCCTGATGGAGGAACTCGAAATGGCAGGTGTCATCGGTCCAGCTGAGGGAACCAAACCACGAAAAGTATTGCAACAATAA
- a CDS encoding alpha/beta hydrolase has protein sequence MNHSYFYLKMKEHKLKVPYTGKERRVRVLLPKDYEKDTDRFYPVVYFHDGQNVFYSKESYIGHSWKIIPAIKRNPDISRMIVVAIDNDGMGRMNEYAAWKFQESPIPGQQFGGKGVEYAEFVMEVVKPFIDETYRTKADRQNTAMIGSSLGGNITQFIGLEYQDRIGCLGVFSSANWLHQEAFNRYIERKKLSPEQRIFIYVGTEEADDTDKTLMAGNIKQAYIDSSLRYYRDLIAGGVGLDNLVLKVQSGAIHSEIPWSENLPDCLRFFAEKW, from the coding sequence ATGAATCATTCCTACTTTTACTTAAAAATGAAAGAACACAAACTCAAGGTTCCTTATACTGGAAAAGAGCGTCGTGTGCGTGTTCTTCTGCCTAAGGACTACGAGAAAGACACAGACCGTTTTTATCCTGTTGTTTACTTTCATGATGGACAAAATGTCTTTTACAGCAAGGAGTCTTATATCGGACACTCTTGGAAGATTATTCCAGCTATTAAGCGGAATCCTGATATCAGTCGCATGATTGTCGTTGCCATAGATAATGACGGTATGGGGCGGATGAATGAGTATGCGGCTTGGAAGTTTCAAGAATCTCCTATCCCAGGCCAGCAGTTTGGCGGTAAGGGTGTGGAGTATGCCGAGTTTGTCATGGAGGTGGTCAAGCCTTTTATCGATGAAACCTACCGAACCAAAGCTGATCGCCAGAATACAGCTATGATTGGTTCGTCACTAGGAGGCAATATTACCCAATTTATCGGACTAGAGTACCAAGACCGAATTGGTTGTCTAGGTGTTTTTTCATCTGCCAACTGGCTTCACCAAGAAGCCTTTAACCGCTATATCGAGCGGAAGAAATTGTCGCCTGAACAGCGCATTTTCATCTATGTAGGAACAGAAGAAGCAGACGATACGGACAAGACCTTGATGGCTGGCAATATTAAACAAGCCTATATCGACTCGTCGCTTCGCTATTACCGTGATTTGATTGCAGGTGGAGTAGGCTTGGATAATCTTGTCTTGAAAGTTCAGTCTGGTGCCATCCATAGTGAAATACCTTGGTCGGAAAATTTACCAGACTGTCTCCGATTTTTTGCAGAGAAATGGTAA
- the pfkB gene encoding 1-phosphofructokinase: MIYTVTLNPSIDYIVRLDQVQVGNVNRMDSDDKFAGGKGINVSRVLKRLDIPNTATGFIGGFTGKFITDTLAEEEIETRFVQVAEDTRINVKIKADQETEINGTGPNVEPAQLEELKAILSSLTAEDTVVFAGSSAKNLGNVIYKDLIALTRQTGAQVVCDFEGQTLIDSLDYQPLLVKPNNHELGAIFGVKLESLDEIENYARQLLAKGAQNVIISMAGDGALLVTSEGSYFAKPIKGTVKNSVGAGDSMVAGFTGEFVKSKDAVEAFKWGVACGTATTFSDDLATAEFIKETYEKVEVEKR, translated from the coding sequence ATGATTTATACAGTCACACTTAATCCATCCATAGACTATATCGTGCGCTTGGACCAGGTTCAAGTTGGCAATGTCAATCGTATGGACAGTGATGATAAGTTTGCTGGTGGGAAAGGAATCAATGTTAGCCGTGTTTTGAAGCGCTTGGATATTCCTAATACTGCGACTGGATTTATTGGAGGATTTACTGGTAAATTTATCACAGATACTTTGGCAGAAGAGGAAATTGAGACACGTTTTGTTCAAGTAGCAGAAGATACTCGTATCAATGTTAAAATCAAAGCAGACCAAGAAACAGAAATCAACGGGACTGGTCCTAATGTTGAACCGGCTCAGCTAGAAGAATTGAAAGCTATCTTATCTAGTTTAACAGCAGAAGATACAGTGGTGTTTGCAGGTTCAAGTGCTAAGAATCTAGGTAATGTTATCTACAAAGATTTGATTGCCTTGACACGCCAGACTGGTGCGCAAGTGGTTTGTGACTTTGAAGGACAGACCTTGATTGATAGTTTGGACTACCAGCCACTTTTGGTTAAACCAAACAATCACGAGCTTGGAGCTATCTTTGGAGTGAAACTCGAAAGTTTAGATGAAATCGAGAACTATGCTCGTCAGTTACTGGCCAAAGGTGCTCAAAACGTTATCATCTCTATGGCTGGCGACGGTGCTCTTCTTGTCACATCTGAGGGATCTTACTTCGCCAAACCTATCAAGGGAACAGTCAAAAATTCAGTGGGAGCTGGCGACTCAATGGTTGCTGGATTTACCGGTGAATTTGTCAAATCAAAAGACGCAGTAGAAGCCTTCAAATGGGGAGTGGCTTGTGGAACAGCAACTACCTTCTCGGATGACTTGGCAACAGCGGAATTTATTAAAGAAACATATGAAAAAGTTGAGGTAGAAAAACGATGA
- the thiI gene encoding tRNA uracil 4-sulfurtransferase ThiI: MQYSEIMIRYGELSTKHKNRMRFINKLRNNISDVLSIYPQVKVTADRDRAHAYLNGADYTAVAESLKQVFGIQNFSPVYKIEKSVDVLKSAVQEIMKEIYKEGMTFKITSKRSDHNFELDSRELNQTLGGAVFEAIPNVQAQMKNPDINLQVEIREDAAYLSYETFRGAGGLPVGSSGKGMLMLSGGIDSPVAGYLALKRGVDIEAVHFASPPYTSPGALKKAHDLTRKLTKFGGNIQFIEVPFTEIQEEIKAKAPEAYLMTLTRRFMMRITDRIREVRNGLVIINGESLGQVASQTLESMQTINAVTSTPVIRPVVTMDKLEIIDIAQAIDTFEISIQPFEDCCTIFAPDRPKTNPKIENAEQYEKRMDVEGLVERAVAGIMITEITPQVEKDAVDELIDNLL, from the coding sequence ATGCAGTATTCAGAAATTATGATTCGTTACGGAGAATTATCAACCAAACACAAAAATCGTATGCGTTTCATCAATAAACTTCGTAATAATATTTCGGACGTTTTGTCCATCTATCCCCAAGTTAAGGTAACCGCAGATCGCGACCGTGCCCACGCTTACCTCAATGGAGCTGATTATACAGCAGTTGCAGAATCGCTCAAACAAGTCTTTGGGATTCAAAACTTTTCTCCTGTGTATAAGATTGAAAAGTCAGTGGACGTTCTGAAGTCTGCTGTCCAAGAGATTATGAAGGAAATCTACAAGGAAGGGATGACCTTTAAAATCACTAGCAAGCGTAGCGACCACAACTTTGAACTCGATAGTCGTGAACTGAATCAAACTCTTGGTGGAGCTGTTTTCGAGGCTATTCCAAACGTACAAGCTCAGATGAAAAATCCAGATATTAATCTTCAGGTTGAGATTCGTGAAGATGCTGCCTATCTTTCCTATGAAACCTTTCGTGGAGCAGGAGGATTACCTGTGGGAAGTTCTGGTAAAGGCATGCTCATGTTGTCAGGAGGGATTGACTCACCTGTAGCAGGTTATCTAGCTCTTAAACGTGGGGTAGATATTGAAGCCGTCCACTTTGCTAGCCCGCCATACACAAGTCCTGGTGCCCTCAAGAAAGCCCACGATTTGACTCGAAAATTGACCAAGTTTGGTGGAAATATCCAGTTTATCGAAGTACCTTTCACAGAGATTCAAGAAGAAATCAAGGCTAAGGCGCCAGAAGCCTACCTCATGACCTTGACGCGTCGTTTTATGATGCGCATTACCGACCGTATCCGTGAGGTACGAAATGGTTTAGTTATCATCAATGGGGAAAGTCTTGGCCAAGTAGCTAGCCAGACCTTGGAAAGTATGCAGACTATCAACGCTGTGACCAGCACTCCAGTCATTCGCCCTGTGGTTACTATGGATAAGTTGGAAATCATTGACATCGCTCAGGCAATCGATACCTTTGAAATTTCAATCCAGCCTTTTGAAGACTGCTGTACTATTTTTGCACCTGACCGTCCTAAGACTAATCCTAAGATAGAGAATGCAGAGCAGTATGAAAAACGCATGGATGTTGAAGGCTTGGTTGAGAGAGCCGTGGCAGGTATCATGATTACTGAAATCACTCCCCAGGTTGAAAAAGATGCTGTCGATGAGTTAATTGATAATCTCCTCTAA
- a CDS encoding PTS fructose transporter subunit IIABC — MKIQDLLRKDVMLLDLQATEKTAVIEEMIKSLVDHGYVTDFETFKEGILAREALTSTGLGDGIAMPHSKNSAVKEATVLFAKSNKGVDYESLDGQPTDLFFMIAAPEGANDTHLAALAELSQYLMKDGFADKLRQVTSADQVIELFNQASEKAEEPVQVPANDSDDFIVAVTACTTGIAHTYMAQEALQKVAAEMGVGIKVETNGASGVGNQLTVEDIRKAKAVIIAADKAVEMDRFDGKPLVNRPVADGIRKTEELINLALSGDAEVYRAANGAKAATASNEKQSIGGAFYKHLMSGVSQMLPFVIGGGIMIALAFLIDGAFGVPQDSLGNLGSYHELASMFMKIGGAAFGLMLPVFAGYVAYSIAEKPGLVAGFVAGAIAKEGFAFGKIPYAAGGEATSTLAGVSSGFLGALVGGFIAGALVLAIKKYVKVPRSLEGAKSILILPLFGTILTGFVMLAVNIPMAAINTAMNNFLGGLGGGSAVLLGIVLGGMMAVDMGGPVNKAAYVFGTGTLAATVSSGGSVAMAAVMAGGMVPPLAIFVATLLFKDKFTKEERNSGLTNIIMGLSFITEGAIPFGAADPARAIPSFILGSAVAGGLVGLAGIKLMAPHGGIFVIALTSNALLYLAFVLVGAIVSGVVYGYLRKPQA; from the coding sequence ATGAAAATTCAAGACCTATTGAGAAAAGATGTCATGTTGCTGGATTTGCAGGCAACTGAAAAAACAGCTGTCATCGAAGAGATGATTAAAAGTTTGGTAGATCACGGTTACGTGACGGATTTTGAAACCTTTAAAGAAGGAATCTTAGCGCGTGAAGCTCTAACTTCCACTGGTTTGGGTGATGGAATCGCTATGCCTCACAGCAAGAACTCTGCAGTTAAAGAAGCTACGGTTCTCTTTGCTAAGTCAAACAAGGGTGTTGACTACGAAAGCTTAGATGGGCAACCAACAGATCTCTTCTTCATGATTGCAGCTCCAGAAGGTGCCAATGATACTCACTTGGCAGCCTTGGCAGAATTGTCTCAATACTTGATGAAAGACGGATTTGCTGACAAACTTCGTCAAGTAACATCTGCAGATCAAGTTATCGAACTCTTTAACCAAGCTTCAGAAAAAGCTGAGGAGCCTGTTCAAGTACCTGCTAATGACTCTGACGACTTTATCGTAGCTGTTACAGCTTGTACGACAGGTATTGCCCACACATACATGGCTCAAGAAGCCCTTCAAAAAGTGGCTGCTGAAATGGGTGTTGGGATTAAGGTTGAAACAAACGGAGCTAGCGGTGTTGGTAACCAACTAACTGTAGAGGACATCCGCAAGGCTAAAGCTGTTATCATCGCTGCTGACAAGGCTGTAGAGATGGATCGCTTTGATGGAAAACCTTTGGTTAACCGTCCAGTTGCAGACGGTATCCGTAAGACAGAAGAGCTGATCAACTTGGCTCTTTCAGGAGATGCTGAAGTTTATCGTGCTGCTAATGGAGCAAAAGCTGCAACAGCATCTAATGAAAAACAAAGTATCGGTGGAGCTTTCTACAAACACTTGATGAGTGGTGTATCTCAAATGTTACCATTCGTTATCGGTGGTGGTATCATGATTGCCCTCGCCTTCTTAATCGACGGAGCTTTTGGTGTGCCACAAGATAGTCTTGGCAACCTCGGATCCTACCATGAACTAGCTTCTATGTTCATGAAAATCGGTGGGGCTGCCTTTGGCTTGATGCTTCCAGTTTTTGCAGGATACGTAGCCTACTCTATCGCTGAAAAACCAGGTTTGGTAGCAGGTTTTGTGGCTGGTGCTATTGCCAAAGAAGGTTTTGCCTTTGGTAAAATCCCTTATGCTGCAGGAGGTGAAGCAACTTCAACCCTTGCAGGTGTCTCATCTGGTTTCCTAGGTGCCCTTGTTGGTGGATTTATCGCAGGTGCTTTGGTTCTTGCTATCAAGAAATACGTTAAAGTTCCTCGTTCACTTGAAGGTGCTAAATCTATCCTTATCCTACCGCTTTTCGGAACAATCTTGACAGGATTTGTTATGTTGGCTGTCAATATTCCAATGGCAGCAATCAACACTGCTATGAATAACTTCTTAGGCGGTCTTGGAGGAGGTTCAGCTGTCCTTCTCGGTATCGTTCTTGGTGGAATGATGGCTGTCGACATGGGTGGGCCTGTCAATAAAGCAGCCTATGTCTTTGGTACAGGTACGCTTGCAGCGACTGTTTCTTCAGGTGGTTCTGTAGCTATGGCAGCAGTTATGGCGGGAGGAATGGTACCTCCACTTGCTATCTTTGTCGCAACCCTTCTTTTCAAAGATAAATTTACCAAAGAAGAACGCAACTCTGGTTTGACAAACATCATCATGGGCTTGTCATTTATCACTGAGGGAGCGATCCCATTTGGTGCCGCTGACCCAGCTCGTGCGATCCCAAGCTTCATTCTTGGTTCAGCAGTAGCAGGTGGACTCGTTGGTCTTGCAGGAATCAAACTTATGGCGCCACACGGAGGAATCTTCGTCATCGCTCTTACTTCAAATGCCCTTCTTTACCTTGCCTTTGTATTGGTTGGCGCAATTGTAAGTGGTGTGGTTTATGGTTACCTACGCAAGCCACAAGCATAA
- a CDS encoding ATP-grasp domain-containing protein, with protein MNYLVISPYYPQNFQQFTIELANKGITVLGIGQEPYEQLDEPLRNSLTEYFRVDNLENIDEVKRAVAFLFYKHGPIDRIESHNEYWLELDATLREQFNIFGAKPEDLKKTKFKSDMKKLFKKAGVPVVPGAVIHTEADVDKAVTEIGLPMIAKPDNGVGAAATFKLETEDDVNHFKAEWDHSTVYFFEKFVTSSEICTFDGLVDKDGNIVFSTTFDYAHTPLDLMIYKMDNSYYVLKDMDPKLRKYGEAIVKEFGMKERFFHIEFFRDGDDYIAIEYNNRPAGGFTIDVYNFAHSLDLYRGYAAIVAGEEFPASEFEPQYCLATSRRANANYVYSEEDLLAKYSQQFKVKKIMPAAFAELQGDYLYMLTTPSRQEMEQMIADFGQRQE; from the coding sequence ATGAATTACCTTGTTATTTCTCCCTACTATCCGCAAAACTTTCAACAGTTTACCATCGAGCTAGCCAATAAAGGCATCACCGTTTTGGGGATTGGTCAAGAACCTTACGAACAACTAGATGAACCTTTGCGAAATAGCCTAACTGAGTATTTCCGTGTGGACAATCTTGAGAACATAGACGAAGTAAAACGTGCTGTTGCCTTTCTGTTCTACAAGCATGGACCAATCGACCGCATCGAGTCCCACAATGAATACTGGCTTGAGCTGGACGCAACACTCAGAGAGCAATTCAATATTTTTGGTGCCAAACCAGAGGATCTCAAAAAGACCAAGTTTAAGTCTGATATGAAGAAACTTTTCAAAAAAGCAGGTGTCCCTGTGGTACCTGGTGCTGTTATCCATACGGAAGCAGATGTGGATAAAGCAGTGACCGAAATCGGTCTACCAATGATTGCCAAACCTGATAATGGAGTGGGAGCGGCAGCAACCTTTAAGCTTGAGACAGAAGACGATGTAAATCACTTTAAGGCTGAATGGGACCATTCAACCGTTTATTTCTTTGAAAAATTTGTCACTTCTAGCGAAATCTGTACTTTTGACGGGCTTGTGGACAAAGATGGCAACATCGTCTTTTCAACGACTTTCGACTACGCCCATACACCACTTGATCTCATGATTTATAAGATGGACAATTCCTACTATGTACTCAAGGATATGGATCCCAAACTGCGCAAGTATGGCGAGGCCATTGTCAAGGAATTTGGTATGAAAGAGCGCTTTTTCCATATCGAGTTTTTCCGTGACGGGGATGACTACATTGCCATTGAGTACAATAACCGTCCTGCAGGTGGCTTTACCATTGATGTTTATAACTTTGCCCACTCCTTGGATCTCTACCGAGGTTATGCAGCTATTGTCGCAGGAGAAGAGTTCCCAGCATCAGAGTTTGAACCTCAATACTGTCTAGCTACATCACGTCGTGCCAATGCAAACTATGTCTATTCAGAAGAAGACTTGCTTGCTAAGTACAGCCAGCAATTCAAGGTCAAAAAAATCATGCCAGCAGCCTTTGCAGAGCTACAAGGGGACTACCTTTATATGTTGACCACTCCGAGTCGCCAAGAGATGGAGCAGATGATTGCAGATTTTGGTCAACGTCAAGAATAA
- a CDS encoding cysteine desulfurase family protein, translating into MIYFDNSATTKPYPEALETYMQVASKIVGNPSSLHRLGDQATRILDASRQQIADLIGKKSDEIFFTSGGTEGDNWVIKGVAFEKAQFGKHIIVSAIEHPAVKESALWLKSQGFEIDFAPVDEKGFVDVEALGALIRPDTILVSIMAVNNEIGSIQPIEAISELLADKPTISFHVDAVQALAKIPTEKYLTDRVDFATFSSHKFHGVRGVGLVYIKSGKKITPLLTGGGQEGDYRSTTENVAGIAATAKALRLSMEKLAIFASKTGQMKAVIRQALLDYPDIFVFSDEEDFAPHILTFGIKGVRGEVIVHAFEDYDIFISTTSACSSKAGKPAGTLIAMGVDKDKAQSAVRLSLDLENDMSQVEQFLTKLKLIYNQTRKVR; encoded by the coding sequence ATGATCTACTTTGATAATTCGGCGACAACCAAGCCTTATCCTGAAGCACTTGAAACTTACATGCAGGTCGCTTCAAAAATTGTAGGAAATCCGTCTAGTCTCCATCGTTTGGGAGATCAGGCAACACGAATTTTAGATGCTTCCCGGCAGCAAATTGCAGATTTGATTGGCAAGAAAAGTGATGAAATCTTCTTTACCTCTGGTGGAACAGAAGGAGATAACTGGGTCATCAAGGGTGTGGCCTTTGAAAAAGCCCAGTTTGGCAAGCACATCATTGTGTCAGCTATTGAACATCCAGCAGTCAAGGAATCAGCCCTTTGGCTGAAAAGTCAAGGTTTTGAGATAGATTTTGCTCCAGTTGATGAGAAAGGATTTGTGGATGTTGAGGCTCTAGGAGCATTGATACGACCTGATACGATCCTCGTTTCCATCATGGCAGTTAACAATGAAATCGGCTCTATCCAGCCTATTGAGGCCATCTCAGAACTTTTGGCAGACAAGCCAACTATTTCCTTCCATGTTGATGCAGTTCAGGCACTCGCTAAGATTCCGACTGAAAAATATCTGACAGATCGAGTGGATTTTGCAACCTTTTCGAGTCATAAGTTTCATGGTGTCAGAGGTGTTGGCCTTGTCTATATCAAGTCTGGTAAGAAGATTACGCCTCTTTTAACAGGTGGTGGTCAAGAGGGAGACTATCGTTCGACAACTGAAAATGTGGCAGGTATTGCAGCGACAGCCAAAGCTCTCCGTTTATCTATGGAAAAATTAGCTATCTTTGCTAGTAAGACAGGGCAGATGAAGGCAGTCATTCGTCAAGCCCTTCTGGATTATCCAGATATTTTTGTCTTTTCAGATGAGGAAGACTTTGCCCCTCATATCCTGACTTTTGGGATTAAAGGTGTTCGTGGTGAAGTCATTGTTCACGCTTTTGAAGACTATGACATTTTCATTTCCACAACCTCTGCTTGTTCGTCCAAGGCAGGAAAACCTGCGGGGACCTTGATTGCCATGGGAGTGGACAAGGATAAGGCCCAGTCAGCTGTGCGTCTAAGCCTAGACTTGGAAAATGATATGAGTCAGGTCGAGCAGTTTTTGACCAAGCTAAAATTAATTTACAATCAAACTAGAAAAGTAAGATAG